From Crassaminicella indica, one genomic window encodes:
- the prfB gene encoding peptide chain release factor 2 (programmed frameshift), translating into MVQLEQLKYELSTLKKPLDDLRVSLDIENLKHEVEELERKSMAQNFWDDPQKAQKVLQKAKGLKDKLKSFEDIHEKYEELGILIDMAIEESDLSVEKEAKEELEKLKKDIESLRIETLLSGEYDKNNAIISIHSGAGGLDAQDWAEMLLRMYTRWAERKGYRVKTLDILPDTEAGIKNVTLLIEGENAYGYLKSEKGVHRIVRISPFDPSGKRHTSFASLDVMPELDEAIEIDINPNDLRIDTYRASGAGGQHVNKTDSAIRITHIPTGIVVQCQNERSQHSNRETAMKMLKSKLIELKEREHKDKIEDLKGDYSQIAWGSQIRSYVFHPYNMVKDHRTNTEVGNVQAVMDGEIDIFINEYLKKM; encoded by the exons ATGGTACAGTTAGAGCAGCTAAAATATGAGCTGAGTACTCTAAAAAAACCTTTAGATGATTTGAGGGTTTCTCTT GACATAGAAAATTTAAAGCATGAAGTAGAAGAATTAGAACGAAAATCAATGGCACAGAATTTTTGGGATGATCCTCAAAAGGCACAAAAAGTCCTTCAAAAGGCAAAAGGGCTAAAGGATAAGCTAAAAAGCTTTGAGGATATTCACGAAAAATATGAAGAATTAGGTATTTTGATCGATATGGCGATTGAAGAATCAGATTTGTCTGTAGAAAAGGAAGCTAAAGAGGAGCTTGAAAAGCTTAAAAAGGATATAGAATCTTTAAGAATAGAAACGCTGTTATCGGGAGAATATGATAAAAACAATGCGATTATTTCTATTCACTCGGGAGCAGGAGGATTAGATGCTCAGGATTGGGCTGAAATGCTCCTTAGGATGTATACCAGATGGGCTGAGAGGAAAGGCTATAGAGTGAAAACACTTGATATTTTACCAGATACAGAAGCAGGTATCAAAAATGTAACCTTACTAATCGAAGGGGAAAATGCTTATGGGTATTTAAAAAGTGAAAAGGGTGTGCATCGTATTGTAAGAATTTCGCCATTTGATCCATCAGGAAAAAGACATACTTCCTTTGCATCTTTAGATGTGATGCCTGAGCTAGATGAAGCTATAGAGATTGATATAAATCCAAATGATTTAAGAATAGATACTTATCGTGCTAGTGGAGCAGGAGGACAGCATGTAAATAAGACAGATTCAGCTATTCGAATTACACATATTCCTACAGGAATTGTAGTACAATGTCAGAATGAGCGTTCTCAGCACAGCAATCGTGAGACAGCTATGAAAATGCTAAAAAGTAAGCTTATAGAGTTAAAAGAAAGAGAACATAAGGATAAAATAGAGGATTTAAAAGGAGATTATAGTCAGATTGCATGGGGAAGCCAAATAAGATCTTATGTTTTTCATCCATATAATATGGTAAAAGATCATAGAACTAATACAGAAGTAGGAAATGTTCAAGCTGTAATGGACGGAGAAATTGATATATTTATAAACGAATACCTAAAAAAAATGTAG